The stretch of DNA CCTGTATCCTGTATCCTGTCCTCTTGTGGCTTAAGGTTATTTTGTCTTGGTAATTCCTTTGGAGATTGAGAATTAAAGGTTGTTTCTTGTGGTTTAAGGCTTAAAATTTGTGGTTTATTCTCTTTGGATAATTCTTGTGGAATATCTATCCTTTCAGGTTTGTCGCTCTGTCGCTCTGTTGCCCTGTCGCTCTGTGGTTCTGTGGTTCTGTTGCTCTGTAGTTCTGTGGCTCTGTTGCCCTGTGGTTCTGTTGCCCTGTCGCTCTGTTGCCCTGTCGCTCTGTCGCTCTGTAGTCTGACTTCTGCCCTCTGTGGACTATGGTCTATGGTCTGTGGTTTAGATTCTGGGTTTTGGACTTTGGGTTCTATGGTTTGTCTTTTGTCTTCTGACTCCCTGACTCCCTGACCCTCTGACTCTTGACTCCTGACTTCTACCTTCTGACTCCAGACTCCTGACTCCAGACTCCTGACTTCTGGCCCCCTGACCCTCTGACCCTCTGACTCTTGACTCCTGACTTCTACCTTCTGACTCCAGACTCCTGACTCCAGACTCCTGACTCCTATTTGAACTATTTCAACCCTTGCTATATCTATCCCTTTTAATGGATTTTCTTTAGTTAAAAGAAGGTTAAATGGTGGGATTAAAATTTTTTGGTCTTGGGGTTTATCCTTTTTAAATTTAGATAAAACTCTATCCCAATTTTTATTACCAAAAACCTTTTTTTTGGGAATTTCTCCTACCTTTTCTATTAAATCCGAAACCCTTGCGGGTAAAATTATAGACTTCACCCTTCTTCATCCTTCCCCTCCTCACTAAAAACTAAAAACTTAAAACTATTTAACGCCCTGTCATCTTTCTTGACAATTCAGCCGCCCTTTTTGTGTCCATCTTCATTAAACAAACAGCAACAGCCGAATCCTTCATCCTCATAAATATAGAAATTACGGTTTGATCATCAAGGTCTTGAAGTATTTTTGCCGCCTGATCAGGGCTCATACTTGAGTAATAAAGGGCAAGCTTCTGCCACCTTTTTTCCTCATCCTCATATACCTTAATCCTTTCCTCCAAAGCACTTTGCTTTTTCAAAAGAGCATCTTCTCTAAAGGCAACATCCTTTTCCTTTTCCTCAAGCCTTTCCTCTTTCTCCTTAAGTTTTTCCTCTTTTTCAGATATTTCTTCAAACCTTTTATCTACTGATTCCTTAAGATTTCTAATCTCCTCCTTCTTTATTACCTCAAATGGTATTTTTTTCGGTGTAAAGAATTTCCCTATACCAGGAATTGTAGCAAGCTTGGGATAAATAACCTCTTCTTTGTTAAAAACGCCGACCTTATCCAAAACATAGATTGCACCTATAATAGATGCAACCATAAGCAACAAAAGAAAGATAATGGTTATAAAAGCACTTCCTTTCATTTCTTTAAACTTAAAACATTAACACCCCTTTCAAAAAGAGAAAGCCCAATTTCATCAAGATTAAAAGATTCTTTTCTTTCTTCCTCTATTTGTTTTTTTATCTCATACTTTTCCTTAAGCCTCTCTATTACCCTTTTTTCCTGTGATGCGACTACAAGCTTTTTTCTTGTGCTATCCAGCTCATTTTTTAACTCTTCTATCCTTTTCTCCTGCTCTTTTTGTCTATTATGAAGCCAGATAATATAATTATCCCATTCCTTCAAATCAAAAATAGAGATCCTCCTTTTTTGCAAATGAGATACTTCATCAAGTGATTTCTCTATTTCATCTTCAATATGGCCTAAAATATTTTCTTCAAACTCAATCCCTGCAATAATCCTTCCAACCTCCTTTTTTAAAAGATCCTCTTTATATTTTCTTACCCTTAAAACAGCCTCATATCTAAACATCTTAAAAACTAAAAACTCAAAACTAAAAACTTAAAACTGTGGTTATATTTTATTAAATCCTTACCACAATTTTGAATTTTGAGTTTTGCATTTTGCATTTATTTTCACCCTTCCTTCTCCTGAAATATTTTCATCAAGCCAGCCAATGTGTTTTGATACTCAGATTTCTCCCATATCCCTTGCTTTAAAAAATCCAAAACGCTATCAATTTTCAATAATGCATAATCTATCTTTGGATTAGAGCCTTTCGCATATGCACCAATGTTTATCAGGTCTTCTGCATCCTGAATTGTGGCAAGAATCTCTCTTAAACCTCTTGCTGTCTGCTCTTGTTCTTGTGAAACAATATCAATCATAACCCTTGAGATGCTCTTTAAAATATCAATAGCTGGATAATGGTTTTTCTCAGCCAAATTCCTTGATAAAACAATATGTCCATCAAGGATTGCCCGAATATTATCAGAGATTGGCTCATTCATATCATCAGCATCTACAAGGATGGTATATATTCCTGTAATTGTTCCCTTTTCTGATGTTCCAGACCTTTCCAAAAGCTTTGGTAGAATAGCAAATACAGATGGCGTAAAACCCCTTGTTGCTG from bacterium encodes:
- the fliJ gene encoding flagellar export protein FliJ, whose amino-acid sequence is MFRYEAVLRVRKYKEDLLKKEVGRIIAGIEFEENILGHIEDEIEKSLDEVSHLQKRRISIFDLKEWDNYIIWLHNRQKEQEKRIEELKNELDSTRKKLVVASQEKRVIERLKEKYEIKKQIEEERKESFNLDEIGLSLFERGVNVLSLKK